GAGGAGCGCGACGGCATCTTCGGTGTGCGGATCTTGCTTGAGCTTCGAGGCGAGTTTTATGGTTTTCCAGAAAAGCTCATGGAGGTTCGGATATTTCTCAAGGTGCTCGGGTTTGAAGAAGTCTGACCAAAGGATTTCAAGTTCGCGCTTCACGAGCTCGGCATGTTGCTCCTTGATCATAATGCGCCGCATGAGAGCGTTGTGATATGCGTTGATTGCGAGCATGTCGTTTTCATCTCCGGGCAGCGGCAGCGTATCGAGCTGCTCGACCATGCGCGCAACCGTTTTTGCGGCAATTTTCGCCGGTGTGGGATCGTAGATTCCGCACGGGATGTCACAGTGCGCCTCGGCGCGGATCGTGTGGATGAGTTTCATAGACGTTCTCACTAAAGTTACGCGAATAATGGTAAACGTAGTATAGCAAAGCCGAGCATGGCACGGAAGCCCGCGAGGAAGTGGACGTCGCTCTGCTGCGCGCGCAGCCGCGGCGAGATGCTATACTGCCTCTAATGACGCCAGATTTTTTTGCCCACCACCAATATCGTGATTACGTGATTTATACCGCGCTTGCAAGACGCGAGCGTAATCCGGAGTTCCGTCGGATTCTCGAGCTCCTGATTGGCCAGGAGTACACCGACTACGAGTTCTGGAAACA
This genomic window from bacterium contains:
- the sodN gene encoding superoxide dismutase, Ni; translated protein: MKLIHTIRAEAHCDIPCGIYDPTPAKIAAKTVARMVEQLDTLPLPGDENDMLAINAYHNALMRRIMIKEQHAELVKRELEILWSDFFKPEHLEKYPNLHELFWKTIKLASKLKQDPHTEDAVALLAGVDEIARIFYETKGAPEKYEAYKTITDTLY